Proteins found in one Alteromonas macleodii genomic segment:
- a CDS encoding putative bifunctional diguanylate cyclase/phosphodiesterase, which yields MNRHEDIISEVEIERDTTDMLLGNSFVGLLMTIFAFSGLVFFFENDEPSIFTHKLQVWIAMMSISIARLLDSLYWRANLAGKLFNPRPALIRFSVGLYITGTIWALYSILFYSSMATVELAATMVVLSAMAGGAGTVLSPNKKLVSFYSTALLVPMSLCAVTDEEGKFFILGVLGLVFWFGIFTSAFRYNKFFINTLHLKARNNSLVEQMKTERSETEKINQLLIASNEKLDASNATLEAEVERRTADLYKLSNRDPLTNLLNRNGFLKYLNNLLDTTRALDNSLALLFIDLDGFKQVNDSLGHKIGDIVLAEIANRLRNYTEENHLGRWGGDEFVAVIPYANVDTAKAVAHAMRSGVTVPIIANDNQVTLDATIGIAMFPEHGETAVDLIQQADLTMYDQKREQRGSIGVFSQALHQEIKREQQLCERLRCAIDNCEFTVFYQPIIDVASNTLSSVEALLRWKCDDESISPAVFIPLAERSGLMPEIGAWVLNRALIDLSHWQFKQNLAISINVSVSQLLDDSFLKTVDNALKTTQISSARLHLEITESVFASDKEVVSVKVNELVAQGIKVSIDDFGTGYSSLNRLQSMPCDFIKIDRSFVQNSSEESDTIIRATLLMAKEFGCKTIAEGIETEEQKLHLAQLGTDYLQGFYFAKPMNAGDLISWYNENY from the coding sequence TTGAATAGACATGAAGATATAATCTCTGAGGTCGAAATAGAACGAGATACCACCGACATGCTTTTAGGCAACAGTTTTGTCGGCCTTCTAATGACTATATTCGCGTTTTCAGGCCTCGTTTTTTTCTTCGAAAACGATGAGCCGTCAATTTTCACTCATAAGCTACAAGTGTGGATTGCTATGATGAGCATTTCCATCGCCCGCCTTTTAGACTCCCTTTATTGGCGAGCCAATTTAGCCGGCAAATTGTTTAACCCTCGTCCTGCCCTAATAAGGTTTTCTGTGGGCTTATACATAACTGGAACAATATGGGCCCTTTATTCAATTTTATTCTATTCATCCATGGCTACCGTAGAGCTTGCAGCAACTATGGTGGTACTCTCAGCTATGGCGGGTGGAGCAGGAACCGTACTTTCACCAAACAAAAAGCTTGTGAGTTTCTATTCTACTGCTCTTCTTGTTCCGATGTCGCTTTGTGCTGTTACAGACGAAGAAGGCAAATTCTTTATTCTAGGTGTATTAGGCTTAGTTTTTTGGTTCGGTATTTTTACGAGTGCTTTCCGTTACAACAAGTTTTTTATAAATACGCTACACCTGAAAGCAAGAAATAATAGCCTTGTAGAACAAATGAAAACAGAGCGTAGCGAGACTGAGAAAATCAATCAGTTACTTATAGCGTCCAATGAAAAGCTAGATGCCTCTAACGCTACGCTTGAAGCTGAAGTCGAACGACGAACCGCTGATCTCTACAAGCTTTCTAATAGAGACCCACTGACTAACTTACTTAACCGAAACGGCTTTTTAAAGTACCTGAATAACTTACTTGATACTACACGAGCGCTTGATAATTCATTAGCACTGTTGTTTATCGACCTAGACGGCTTTAAGCAAGTGAACGATAGCCTAGGCCATAAAATTGGAGACATAGTACTAGCGGAAATAGCTAACCGATTACGCAACTATACAGAAGAAAACCATCTCGGTAGGTGGGGAGGTGACGAGTTTGTTGCAGTTATCCCCTACGCGAATGTCGACACGGCGAAAGCCGTCGCTCACGCCATGAGAAGCGGTGTAACCGTGCCTATTATTGCAAATGATAACCAAGTAACTCTTGATGCAACAATTGGCATAGCCATGTTTCCCGAACACGGTGAGACTGCTGTTGATCTGATTCAACAAGCTGATTTAACTATGTATGATCAAAAACGCGAACAACGCGGCTCTATTGGTGTCTTCAGCCAAGCACTTCACCAAGAAATTAAACGAGAGCAACAACTTTGCGAACGTTTACGCTGCGCTATCGACAACTGCGAATTTACTGTTTTCTATCAGCCCATTATAGATGTAGCATCAAATACGCTTTCTTCAGTAGAGGCCCTGCTTAGATGGAAATGTGATGATGAAAGTATTTCTCCAGCGGTATTTATCCCGCTTGCTGAGCGCAGTGGACTTATGCCGGAAATAGGTGCTTGGGTGTTAAACCGCGCACTAATAGATCTATCGCACTGGCAATTTAAACAAAACCTCGCAATATCCATTAATGTGTCGGTCTCTCAACTGCTTGATGATAGCTTTCTTAAAACGGTAGACAACGCACTGAAGACTACCCAAATCTCTTCGGCGCGGCTTCATTTAGAAATCACAGAAAGTGTTTTTGCTAGCGATAAAGAAGTGGTAAGCGTAAAAGTTAATGAACTTGTAGCTCAAGGAATTAAAGTTTCTATTGATGATTTTGGCACAGGCTACTCATCATTGAACCGCCTACAGTCAATGCCATGCGATTTTATTAAAATTGACCGTTCTTTTGTACAGAATAGCTCTGAAGAGAGTGATACCATAATAAGAGCGACACTTTTGATGGCAAAAGAGTTTGGCTGTAAGACTATTGCAGAAGGGATTGAGACCGAAGAGCAAAAGCTTCATCTTGCTCAACTAGGTACTGATTACTTGCAAGGTTTTTACTTTGCTAAACCTATGAACGCCGGCGACCTAATCTCTTGGTATAACGAAAATTATTAA
- the upp gene encoding uracil phosphoribosyltransferase produces MAVHEITHPLIAHKLGLMRNAKISSKDFRELASEVGNLLTYEATRTLPTERSIIKSWSGDEVEVRQIKGKKITVVPILRAGLGMLEGVLELIPNAKISVVGLYRDEETLQPVAYFDKVVKNIDERTALIVDPMLATGGTLIATIDLLKKKGCRRIMGLFLVAAPEGIKAVVDAHPDVDIFTAAIDERLNEKGYILPGLGDAGDKIFGTR; encoded by the coding sequence ATGGCCGTTCACGAAATTACCCATCCGCTTATTGCGCATAAACTAGGGCTTATGCGAAATGCCAAAATTAGTAGCAAAGATTTTCGCGAGCTTGCCTCTGAAGTGGGAAATTTGCTGACCTATGAAGCAACGCGAACTCTGCCTACAGAACGCTCGATTATAAAAAGCTGGTCTGGCGACGAGGTAGAAGTAAGACAAATAAAAGGCAAGAAGATAACCGTAGTGCCTATTCTTCGCGCCGGCTTGGGCATGCTTGAAGGTGTACTAGAGTTAATCCCAAATGCAAAAATTAGTGTGGTTGGTCTATATCGCGACGAAGAAACCCTTCAGCCCGTTGCCTACTTTGATAAGGTGGTAAAAAATATCGACGAGCGTACTGCGTTGATTGTAGACCCTATGCTTGCCACTGGCGGAACCCTAATTGCTACTATTGACCTACTTAAAAAGAAAGGTTGTCGTCGAATTATGGGGCTGTTCCTTGTTGCAGCACCAGAAGGCATTAAAGCCGTGGTTGATGCCCACCCTGATGTTGATATATTCACAGCTGCTATTGATGAAAGATTGAATGAAAAAGGCTACATACTGCCGGGCCTAGGTGATGCTGGGGATAAAATTTTCGGTACCAGATAA
- a CDS encoding TonB-dependent receptor, whose amino-acid sequence MKKHHTLNALTLAICTAFTGATVAQETATSNTEVKAKEKFEQIVVTAAPGGATMQEASVSVSAFDEEDILKLAPRSTAEVFRALPGIRAESSGGGGNANITIRGIPLATGGSKFLQLHEDGLPVLEYGDINFGNADNFLRYDWSVANVEAVRGGSASTFASNSPGGVINLISNTGEVGGGAIGTSFGVDYEEFRLDFRYGGEISDDLYYHIAGFARGGEGPRETGYNGDQGGQVKFNITKMLDNGHIRFFYKNLDDKVSTYLPSPVLVKGDGEYGPVPGYDASSQALNSAYNTNISTFDSFGNPENRDVRDGIESKVNSFGIEVDLEVAENLFLLNKFRISDISGGFIAPFTDGFPTGPGDVSNFASALCDGATDGDGNALNCDSTSVVLANGPGAGEVYTGQAFTNLQFDTRINDLGNMINDFSLRKEFDNGIDLTVGYYYSNQDIATSWSSWQTFIQTLDGDNSQLLTITDADGVELVSDGLLSASFLSWEWDLNYVTKAPYMNLGFELSDNILIDASVRHDTTEASGELISSCCGGNADFDLNGNGVIEQIEDASATNSGFISGGVINLNRAGAASQIVDYSANNTSYSIGGSYLLNDSQTFFARYSKGGRAIADRLLQIGGTLNADGSLTSTTSGYDTTKQFEIGYKYGTKDLMVNATLFDTVTEDTQAEVTSGLTFMREYEATGLELEGRWNATDNFIVSGNLTWTDAEISDDVNNPALEGNTPRRQADWIWTITPEYVTDTWSVGASLQGSTEYYVQDNNDLKQEGYNLVNLFATYWVNDQFSVSLNVNNATDEFIITESEEGSAEVGSYVRARPLNGRTTVLSLKYMFD is encoded by the coding sequence ATGAAAAAACATCACACACTCAACGCATTGACTCTTGCCATTTGCACAGCGTTTACCGGAGCTACGGTTGCGCAAGAAACAGCAACATCTAATACAGAAGTAAAGGCTAAAGAAAAGTTTGAACAGATCGTAGTAACCGCTGCTCCTGGTGGTGCAACGATGCAGGAAGCGAGTGTTTCTGTAAGCGCATTTGACGAGGAAGATATTTTAAAACTCGCTCCACGTTCAACAGCCGAAGTTTTCCGCGCACTTCCTGGTATTCGCGCTGAGTCTTCTGGTGGTGGCGGTAACGCAAACATCACTATTCGTGGTATTCCGCTAGCGACAGGCGGTTCTAAATTTCTTCAGCTTCATGAAGACGGTTTACCAGTATTAGAATATGGTGACATTAACTTTGGTAACGCCGATAACTTTCTACGTTACGACTGGTCAGTGGCGAATGTTGAAGCAGTACGTGGTGGTTCAGCATCAACGTTTGCGAGTAACTCTCCAGGCGGTGTAATCAACTTAATCAGTAACACTGGTGAAGTAGGTGGCGGCGCTATCGGTACTTCATTTGGTGTTGACTACGAAGAGTTCCGTCTAGATTTTCGCTACGGTGGCGAAATCAGCGACGACCTTTATTATCACATTGCAGGCTTTGCTCGTGGCGGTGAAGGCCCTCGTGAAACTGGCTACAACGGTGACCAAGGTGGCCAAGTTAAGTTTAATATCACTAAGATGCTGGATAACGGCCACATCCGTTTCTTCTACAAAAACTTAGATGACAAAGTATCGACATATTTACCGTCTCCAGTGTTAGTGAAAGGTGACGGGGAATATGGCCCAGTTCCAGGCTACGATGCAAGCTCACAAGCACTGAATTCAGCTTACAACACGAATATTTCTACTTTCGACAGCTTCGGTAATCCGGAAAACCGTGATGTTCGCGACGGTATCGAGTCAAAAGTAAATTCATTTGGCATAGAAGTTGACCTTGAAGTGGCTGAGAATTTGTTCCTATTAAACAAATTCCGCATTTCTGATATCTCTGGTGGCTTTATCGCGCCATTCACTGATGGTTTTCCAACTGGCCCTGGTGATGTGTCTAATTTTGCATCTGCACTTTGCGATGGCGCAACCGACGGTGATGGCAATGCGCTAAATTGTGACAGCACAAGCGTAGTATTAGCCAACGGCCCTGGCGCAGGTGAAGTGTATACGGGGCAAGCATTCACAAACCTTCAGTTTGATACGCGTATCAACGACCTTGGCAACATGATCAACGATTTTAGCTTGCGTAAAGAATTTGATAACGGTATCGACCTAACGGTGGGTTACTACTACTCGAATCAAGATATTGCTACAAGTTGGTCAAGCTGGCAGACGTTTATTCAAACACTTGATGGTGACAACTCTCAGTTGCTTACAATTACTGATGCGGATGGTGTTGAACTAGTCTCTGATGGTTTACTATCGGCAAGCTTCCTTTCTTGGGAATGGGATCTTAACTACGTAACAAAAGCCCCTTATATGAACCTTGGTTTCGAACTATCGGACAACATTCTTATCGATGCTTCGGTACGTCACGATACCACTGAAGCTTCAGGTGAACTTATTAGCTCTTGTTGTGGTGGTAACGCAGATTTTGATCTGAACGGTAACGGTGTTATTGAGCAAATTGAAGATGCGTCTGCTACTAACAGTGGTTTCATCAGCGGTGGTGTGATTAACCTAAACCGCGCAGGTGCGGCTTCTCAAATCGTAGATTACAGTGCGAACAACACGTCTTACTCTATTGGTGGCTCTTACCTTCTAAACGACAGCCAAACTTTCTTCGCTCGCTACTCAAAAGGCGGCCGAGCGATTGCTGACCGTTTACTTCAGATTGGCGGTACACTAAACGCGGACGGTAGCCTAACAAGCACTACGTCAGGCTACGATACGACCAAGCAATTCGAAATTGGCTATAAGTACGGCACAAAAGACCTAATGGTTAACGCTACCTTGTTTGATACTGTTACTGAAGATACGCAAGCTGAAGTGACAAGCGGTTTGACCTTCATGCGTGAGTACGAAGCAACTGGTCTTGAGTTGGAAGGGCGTTGGAACGCAACGGACAACTTCATTGTTTCAGGTAACTTAACATGGACTGATGCTGAGATTAGCGACGATGTTAACAATCCGGCATTAGAGGGTAACACGCCTCGCCGTCAGGCAGACTGGATTTGGACTATTACGCCTGAGTACGTTACTGACACCTGGTCTGTGGGTGCTTCATTGCAAGGCTCGACTGAGTACTATGTTCAAGATAACAACGATCTTAAGCAAGAGGGTTATAATCTAGTCAACTTATTTGCGACTTATTGGGTTAACGATCAGTTCTCCGTATCACTAAATGTGAACAACGCAACGGACGAATTTATCATTACAGAGTCTGAAGAGGGCTCAGCTGAGGTGGGCAGTTACGTGCGAGCCCGTCCTTTAAATGGTCGTACTACCGTGCTTTCCCTCAAATATATGTTTGACTAA
- a CDS encoding TonB-dependent receptor: MKHTNTFKPALITLSISIALHGASAIAQEATDESQVEVIQVSGIRGSLIRAQAVKMDNDSIVEAISAEDIGKLPDSSIAESLARLPGVSGERVGGRTSGISVRGFKEDFTGTSLNGRELIGIGDNRGVEYDLYPAEIMTGATIYKTSDASLLVQGIGGTVDLQTVRPLAAQETLTVTGVYELGSNDSDNPEFDNSGNRFALSFVEKFADDTVGLALAIASTESPRNERKYGVWGYGENDDGQILPFGLDTQAISRVLERDTISAILQWRPTDRLDIVFDALDIDYSDSGVIRGFIEPFAAADVTGSGVNSSGTQVNANPVLRTDPAQKDGELQTFGLNITYDISDDWSVTLDVADSESNKRDLRGESYAGLARSGALNGSQLGQRQFEMSADGITFTDSSGLDAFSDPALLQLAGPQVWGGGMANIADQFATDVLQANGQPYSYFNAQDGFLNFADFEEELTTVRFEAVGYVEWSIFNTFTVGINYSDRYKAKDNKGFFATASSYPFSGAIPEQYLYNGLADLTWAGMGKVVAYNGFAPYNDGEYTLNDAGLLEPDRLGDTYTVDEEVTTFYAQLDFETELQGFNVKGNVGAQYVQTDQSSSGFIGIVGPNFAVCDDDGNGAADADCIINDGDDYSHFLPSLNVSVELNENRYLRFGASKTISRARIDQMKASGFVKFDQNIELIATENSEEAVREFGSPWSKFTGNPTLRPLEANNFDLSFENYFDEEGYVSVALFYKDLVNWTRDGNQLIDFTNDVTNDGANYFIPGFHDRVIDVAGNYGPQDTPYEVGDLVTPPDQGFYSFFEDGLEGEMKGIELTANIPLKIMADALDGFGIAASATILDAELEDGTAIPGQSDNTYSITAYYEANGFEFRVAATDRSEFLTYQRGGSNKIEAATRDAVTQVDAQISYDFADSGIAYLEGLRISLQGVNLTDEKEETIDDAGIFTLRREFGPSYMLNLNYAFY, encoded by the coding sequence ATGAAGCACACAAACACATTTAAGCCTGCGTTAATTACCCTATCAATCTCGATAGCGCTGCACGGAGCCTCAGCAATAGCGCAAGAAGCAACAGACGAGTCACAAGTTGAAGTTATACAAGTATCAGGTATTCGAGGCTCGCTAATTCGAGCCCAAGCGGTAAAGATGGACAACGACTCTATTGTAGAAGCCATTTCAGCAGAGGACATAGGTAAGCTTCCAGACTCATCCATCGCCGAATCCTTAGCGCGATTGCCTGGCGTCTCTGGTGAACGGGTTGGAGGAAGAACGTCGGGAATATCTGTTCGAGGCTTTAAAGAAGACTTCACAGGCACTTCGCTAAATGGCCGAGAACTTATTGGTATCGGCGACAACCGTGGTGTTGAATATGACTTGTACCCTGCGGAAATAATGACAGGGGCGACTATATATAAGACGTCAGATGCGTCGCTACTTGTACAAGGTATAGGCGGTACGGTTGACCTTCAAACAGTACGTCCTTTAGCAGCGCAAGAAACATTAACCGTAACTGGCGTTTATGAACTCGGCAGTAACGATTCTGACAACCCCGAGTTTGATAACAGCGGTAATCGATTTGCCCTTTCATTTGTAGAGAAATTTGCAGACGACACCGTAGGCCTGGCGCTCGCCATCGCTTCAACCGAATCGCCAAGGAATGAAAGGAAATACGGCGTGTGGGGCTATGGTGAAAACGATGACGGACAGATACTCCCGTTTGGGTTAGACACTCAAGCCATTAGCCGTGTGCTAGAACGCGACACGATTTCAGCCATTCTGCAATGGCGTCCAACCGATAGACTAGATATTGTATTTGATGCCCTTGATATTGATTACTCTGACTCGGGTGTTATCCGCGGCTTTATTGAACCCTTTGCAGCGGCAGACGTTACCGGTAGCGGTGTTAATAGTTCAGGTACACAAGTTAACGCAAACCCTGTACTTAGGACGGACCCCGCCCAAAAAGATGGCGAGCTTCAAACCTTTGGTTTAAATATAACATACGACATAAGCGATGATTGGTCAGTAACGCTGGATGTCGCAGATAGCGAATCAAATAAACGGGACTTACGCGGCGAGTCTTACGCAGGTCTTGCCCGCTCCGGTGCGCTCAATGGGAGCCAGCTCGGTCAGCGTCAATTTGAAATGAGCGCCGATGGTATTACATTCACTGATAGTAGCGGCCTGGATGCATTTTCTGACCCAGCCTTATTGCAGCTCGCTGGCCCTCAGGTCTGGGGGGGCGGAATGGCCAATATTGCCGACCAATTTGCTACTGATGTCCTGCAAGCAAACGGCCAACCCTACAGCTACTTCAATGCGCAAGACGGCTTTTTGAACTTCGCCGATTTTGAAGAAGAGTTGACCACCGTGCGCTTTGAAGCGGTAGGCTATGTTGAATGGAGTATTTTCAATACCTTTACTGTAGGTATTAACTACAGCGATAGATACAAAGCAAAAGATAACAAAGGGTTCTTCGCCACAGCTTCATCTTATCCCTTTTCAGGTGCTATTCCCGAGCAATACCTATATAACGGGCTCGCTGACTTAACGTGGGCGGGAATGGGCAAGGTAGTAGCGTATAACGGCTTTGCGCCATACAATGATGGCGAGTACACACTAAATGATGCCGGACTGTTAGAACCCGATCGTTTAGGCGATACATACACGGTAGATGAAGAAGTCACCACCTTTTATGCACAGTTAGACTTTGAAACCGAGTTACAGGGCTTTAATGTTAAAGGCAATGTGGGGGCTCAATATGTGCAAACTGATCAAAGCTCATCAGGTTTTATTGGTATTGTTGGACCAAACTTTGCCGTATGTGATGATGATGGTAATGGGGCTGCCGATGCCGACTGTATAATAAACGACGGCGATGACTATTCTCATTTCCTGCCAAGCTTAAACGTAAGTGTAGAGCTGAATGAAAACCGTTATTTACGCTTTGGCGCATCAAAAACGATAAGCCGTGCTCGAATCGATCAGATGAAGGCATCAGGTTTTGTGAAATTTGACCAAAATATAGAGCTGATCGCTACAGAGAACTCTGAAGAAGCGGTAAGAGAATTTGGTTCGCCGTGGTCAAAGTTTACCGGAAACCCTACCCTTCGCCCGCTTGAAGCTAATAATTTTGACTTATCTTTTGAAAACTATTTCGATGAAGAGGGTTACGTATCAGTTGCGCTTTTTTACAAAGACTTAGTCAACTGGACTCGTGACGGTAATCAGCTCATCGACTTTACAAACGACGTCACGAATGACGGTGCAAACTACTTTATTCCCGGATTTCATGACAGGGTGATAGATGTGGCAGGCAATTATGGCCCACAGGATACGCCTTATGAAGTGGGCGATTTAGTAACGCCGCCAGACCAGGGGTTCTATTCGTTCTTTGAAGATGGCCTCGAAGGTGAAATGAAAGGTATTGAGCTAACGGCCAATATTCCATTGAAAATAATGGCAGATGCGCTGGATGGCTTTGGTATTGCTGCTTCAGCAACTATTCTAGATGCTGAACTTGAAGATGGCACTGCTATCCCAGGTCAGTCAGACAATACATACAGTATAACGGCTTACTACGAAGCTAACGGGTTCGAATTCAGGGTGGCCGCGACTGACCGTTCAGAGTTTCTTACTTATCAACGTGGGGGTTCTAATAAGATTGAAGCTGCCACGCGGGATGCCGTCACTCAGGTTGATGCACAAATCAGTTATGACTTTGCAGACAGTGGCATTGCGTATTTAGAAGGGCTAAGAATATCGCTTCAGGGCGTTAACCTGACCGATGAGAAGGAAGAAACTATTGATGATGCTGGCATTTTTACGCTTCGCCGGGAATTTGGCCCTTCGTATATGCTTAATCTTAACTACGCTTTTTACTAA
- a CDS encoding WbuC family cupin fold metalloprotein codes for MDDIKYFDKALFSDLKQKAAESPRRRANFNVHKSYTDLVQRLFIAMMPDSYVRPHRHVQAHKWEFFMVVEGELNILFFNDEGVVTERVTLAANGETSGIEIPPNTWHATVCHSPVVFMEVKQGPYEMSVDKGFANWSPEEGSDLVPRFLASLKQAKVGSEVNCLSSHIS; via the coding sequence TTGGACGATATTAAGTATTTTGATAAAGCATTGTTTAGTGACTTAAAACAGAAAGCAGCAGAGAGTCCTCGCCGCCGAGCTAATTTTAACGTTCATAAATCTTATACTGATCTGGTTCAGCGTCTTTTCATTGCCATGATGCCAGACTCTTACGTGCGGCCTCACAGACACGTGCAGGCGCATAAATGGGAGTTTTTCATGGTAGTAGAAGGCGAGCTAAATATTCTATTTTTCAACGATGAAGGCGTAGTTACAGAAAGAGTAACGTTAGCGGCAAATGGTGAAACGAGTGGAATTGAAATTCCCCCTAATACTTGGCATGCAACTGTGTGCCACAGCCCAGTAGTTTTCATGGAAGTTAAGCAGGGACCTTACGAAATGTCAGTGGATAAGGGCTTTGCAAACTGGTCTCCTGAAGAGGGAAGCGACCTTGTACCACGCTTTCTCGCTTCGCTTAAACAAGCAAAGGTGGGTTCTGAAGTTAACTGCCTGAGCTCGCACATTTCCTAA
- a CDS encoding thymidine kinase yields the protein MAQLYFYYSAMNAGKSTSLLQSAYNYRERGMHSIIYTAALDDRYGVGKVTSRIGLQADAKLYAKGDDLYASISKDYEARKPDCVFIDEAQFLTKAQVKQLVDVVDELGVPVLAYGLRTDFLGETFEGSHYLLAWADKLSELKTVCHCGKKASFVVRLDENGNAVKNGDQVQIGGNDTYESMCRKHFKELVWD from the coding sequence ATGGCTCAACTTTATTTTTATTACTCTGCAATGAATGCAGGAAAATCTACTTCTTTACTTCAATCTGCCTATAACTACCGCGAACGCGGGATGCATTCCATTATCTATACAGCTGCGCTAGATGACAGATACGGCGTTGGCAAAGTAACATCACGTATTGGTTTACAGGCCGACGCTAAGTTATACGCTAAAGGCGACGACTTATACGCGTCGATAAGTAAAGATTACGAAGCACGTAAGCCCGACTGCGTATTTATTGACGAAGCGCAATTCTTAACGAAAGCGCAAGTAAAGCAGTTGGTAGACGTAGTTGATGAACTAGGGGTCCCCGTTCTGGCTTACGGACTACGAACCGACTTTTTAGGCGAAACCTTTGAAGGCAGTCATTACTTACTGGCTTGGGCGGATAAGCTGTCGGAGTTAAAAACGGTCTGTCATTGCGGCAAAAAAGCAAGTTTTGTTGTGCGTTTGGACGAGAATGGTAATGCCGTAAAAAATGGTGACCAAGTTCAAATAGGTGGTAACGATACTTACGAATCGATGTGCCGCAAGCACTTCAAAGAGTTGGTGTGGGATTAG
- a CDS encoding LacI family DNA-binding transcriptional regulator, giving the protein MNKTKLTLKDVAEQLGVSTATISNAFNRPDQLSKAKREEILAQCKRIGYSGPNKAAQILRKGTSNIVALVLADSISYMVSDPVASTFIKGVSSALQENGKHLLLYAGDSNSLLDVVDFVDGFICYGQPRNSNLVKELAVSPKPVVTVDFDIEDKPSINIDNEEAAYRVASHALKEGDNVAIFGLRLIDSPSTCRIYDSPLIDVASSIAHRRLDGYLKAAEEKSIAVSNERIWHLPESDRHFARQAAKEVLTSSPRPNVVLCMSDIIALELLNLALDMGVNVPEELKITGFDGIEEAERARPSLTTVCQSSASKGVEATKALLNMVSTKSTLPFELRVGETV; this is encoded by the coding sequence ATGAATAAAACGAAACTTACCCTTAAAGATGTTGCTGAGCAGTTAGGCGTATCAACGGCAACCATTTCAAATGCGTTTAATCGTCCTGACCAATTATCCAAAGCGAAGCGCGAAGAGATTTTGGCACAGTGTAAAAGGATTGGTTACAGTGGCCCGAACAAAGCAGCGCAAATCCTTAGAAAGGGGACCTCTAATATTGTGGCTTTAGTACTCGCCGATAGTATTTCTTACATGGTGAGTGACCCCGTAGCTAGCACATTCATCAAAGGGGTTTCATCTGCCCTTCAGGAGAATGGGAAGCACTTATTACTATATGCGGGTGACTCAAATAGCCTGCTTGATGTTGTTGATTTTGTTGACGGCTTTATTTGCTATGGTCAGCCACGCAACAGTAATTTGGTAAAAGAACTAGCGGTATCTCCTAAGCCGGTTGTTACGGTTGATTTTGATATTGAAGATAAGCCGTCTATTAATATAGATAACGAAGAAGCAGCGTATCGCGTTGCGTCCCATGCATTAAAAGAAGGTGACAATGTGGCCATATTTGGGCTACGCCTTATCGATTCACCCTCTACGTGTCGTATCTATGATAGTCCATTGATTGATGTAGCTAGCTCAATTGCCCACCGTCGTCTTGATGGTTATTTAAAGGCAGCTGAAGAAAAAAGTATTGCGGTAAGCAATGAGCGTATATGGCACCTTCCAGAAAGTGATCGACACTTTGCAAGGCAGGCAGCTAAAGAAGTGCTGACCAGCTCTCCGAGACCCAATGTAGTCCTGTGTATGAGTGATATTATAGCGCTGGAGTTGCTTAACTTAGCCTTAGATATGGGAGTTAATGTTCCAGAAGAGCTTAAGATAACCGGTTTTGATGGTATCGAAGAAGCTGAACGCGCACGACCTAGTCTGACTACCGTATGCCAATCTAGTGCAAGTAAAGGTGTTGAAGCAACCAAAGCGCTACTTAATATGGTTTCTACCAAAAGTACGTTGCCTTTTGAGCTTCGCGTTGGAGAGACCGTATAA
- a CDS encoding XRE family transcriptional regulator: MKEITLGDIRKQHRVKQEVVAMALSVTASGVSKLESKRIQDVSLHRAAAYLAAVGGNMKIEVTMPDGATLQVG, encoded by the coding sequence ATGAAAGAAATTACACTAGGTGACATAAGAAAGCAGCATAGAGTGAAACAAGAAGTCGTAGCAATGGCATTATCTGTTACTGCCTCTGGCGTGAGCAAGCTGGAATCGAAGCGTATTCAAGATGTTTCTCTTCATCGCGCAGCAGCATATTTAGCGGCCGTTGGCGGAAATATGAAAATTGAAGTGACTATGCCCGACGGCGCTACTTTACAAGTAGGGTAG